A section of the Phycisphaerae bacterium genome encodes:
- a CDS encoding trypsin-like peptidase domain-containing protein, with protein MRTEAMRVRVIRLGLGLLFGLGAGGLVQSELFVGQVFAADQAVAEKPGGASSQGMINVEAISDVFRQVSRRASPAVVHIYSRVEPKKVDREKSPRSVDPSDLPEALRKFFEDREDGQRGPRFQFRLPEEVQPQPQIGSGSGVIIDAEKGYIITNNHVVEGIEKDKDTGRIDVRLADGRRFLGQIVGKDPKTDLALIQIKGDRLQALPLGDSSKVEVGDFVMAIGAPFNLDQTVTQGIISAKGRNPRIVEGYEDFIQTDAAINPGNSGGPLVNMRGEVIGINTAIVTRGMVAAYAGVGFAIPSQTVKELLPYLQEGKEIVRGYLGVAIQGFDTAPPGYAKTFGLEEEKGVVVEEVMSGTPAAKAGLKADDVILTLAGESVKSVQALQSKVARTSPGTKMELRVWRDKKEITIPVVIEKQPKQFFAQDGGWRQKGAERDAENEGAEGEAEIEALAISVQPAAPSLAKKLGWSDPKEVEGCLLVTSVETLGEGAAGMGIEVGDAILSVQGEKVTTGRALQKALSKENLEKGVRLRVKSVRTGRSRSLFEQLPQ; from the coding sequence ATGAGAACAGAAGCGATGCGTGTACGCGTGATTCGGTTGGGACTCGGTCTCCTGTTTGGCCTGGGGGCTGGGGGACTAGTCCAATCGGAACTCTTTGTGGGACAAGTGTTTGCTGCCGATCAGGCTGTGGCCGAGAAGCCCGGTGGCGCTTCCAGCCAGGGGATGATCAACGTTGAGGCGATCTCCGACGTATTTCGTCAGGTTTCCAGGCGAGCCAGTCCTGCGGTTGTCCACATTTACTCCCGGGTAGAGCCCAAGAAGGTCGACCGGGAGAAGTCTCCGCGGAGCGTTGATCCCAGTGATTTGCCGGAGGCCCTGCGGAAATTCTTCGAGGACCGGGAAGACGGGCAGCGAGGTCCGAGGTTCCAGTTCCGATTGCCTGAGGAGGTTCAGCCTCAACCGCAGATTGGCAGTGGGAGCGGGGTTATCATTGATGCGGAGAAAGGCTACATCATCACCAACAATCACGTGGTCGAAGGCATCGAGAAGGACAAGGACACGGGGCGGATCGATGTTCGACTGGCGGACGGGCGCCGCTTTCTTGGCCAGATCGTGGGCAAGGATCCCAAGACTGACCTCGCCCTGATCCAGATCAAGGGTGACCGTTTGCAGGCTTTGCCCTTGGGAGACAGCTCCAAGGTGGAGGTCGGCGACTTCGTCATGGCCATTGGTGCCCCTTTCAACCTGGACCAGACCGTGACTCAGGGCATCATTTCGGCCAAAGGTCGGAATCCTCGAATTGTGGAAGGATATGAGGACTTCATTCAGACGGATGCGGCCATCAATCCGGGCAACAGCGGGGGTCCGCTCGTGAACATGCGTGGCGAGGTCATCGGCATCAACACCGCGATTGTCACTCGTGGTATGGTGGCCGCCTACGCCGGCGTCGGCTTCGCCATCCCGAGTCAGACGGTCAAAGAACTGCTTCCTTACTTGCAGGAAGGCAAGGAGATTGTTCGTGGCTATCTTGGAGTGGCCATACAGGGCTTTGACACCGCTCCTCCGGGCTATGCCAAGACGTTTGGGCTTGAGGAAGAGAAGGGCGTAGTGGTCGAAGAGGTGATGAGTGGTACCCCGGCAGCCAAGGCGGGCCTCAAGGCCGACGACGTGATCCTCACGCTGGCCGGTGAGTCGGTGAAGTCGGTGCAGGCCTTGCAGTCCAAGGTGGCGCGCACCTCGCCGGGCACGAAGATGGAGTTGAGGGTCTGGCGCGACAAGAAGGAGATCACCATTCCGGTGGTGATCGAGAAGCAGCCCAAGCAGTTCTTCGCCCAGGATGGCGGCTGGCGACAGAAAGGCGCCGAGCGTGACGCCGAGAATGAGGGTGCTGAAGGTGAAGCGGAGATTGAGGCGTTGGCCATTTCGGTTCAGCCGGCGGCACCCTCTCTGGCAAAGAAGCTCGGCTGGTCGGATCCCAAGGAAGTGGAAGGTTGCCTGCTGGTGACCAGCGTTGAGACGCTGGGGGAAGGGGCAGCGGGCATGGGGATCGAAGTCGGCGATGCGATCTTGAGCGTTCAGGGGGAGAAAGTGACAACCGGCAGGGCCTTGCAGAAGGCCCTGAGCAAGGAGAACCTTGAGAAAGGCGTTCGTTTGCGGGTGAAGTCGGTCCGAACGGGCCGGTCACGATCGCTGTTCGAACAACTGCCGCAATGA
- a CDS encoding exosortase-associated EpsI family protein: MTTPAGSAAKPVHPPSRSLTSVFRNGWFVACLGLLLTFAATFQLMAYAFAWQTRKLPVPLRKPLDGLDQTKLHGYKFHHNYMIKPEVLEKLGTKEYIQWVFQDVSPTASKGPEDFVSLFVTYYTGQPDQVPHVPEECYSGGGYEIQREDILEVPVTHQGKTTKVPFKILTMDARSDLREKRTVIYTFHANGQFCADRNAVRTVVADPAEKYAYFSKLELTFGVNDALPTREAAIESGRRFIQQVVPLLLDEHWPDWQQVKQAEQAASAKTPAKN; this comes from the coding sequence ATGACGACGCCGGCCGGTAGCGCGGCCAAGCCAGTCCATCCCCCCAGCCGATCCCTGACCAGCGTCTTCAGGAACGGGTGGTTCGTTGCCTGCCTGGGGTTGCTGCTGACCTTCGCGGCCACCTTCCAGCTCATGGCGTACGCCTTCGCCTGGCAGACCCGCAAGCTGCCGGTTCCCCTGCGTAAGCCACTGGATGGCCTCGATCAGACCAAGCTCCACGGCTACAAGTTTCACCACAACTACATGATCAAGCCGGAGGTTCTCGAGAAGCTGGGAACGAAAGAGTACATTCAGTGGGTGTTTCAGGATGTCTCCCCGACAGCCTCCAAGGGCCCAGAGGACTTCGTCAGTCTGTTCGTCACCTACTACACCGGACAACCGGACCAGGTGCCCCACGTGCCCGAGGAGTGCTACAGCGGGGGCGGCTACGAGATCCAACGAGAGGACATCCTGGAGGTCCCCGTCACTCACCAAGGAAAAACGACCAAGGTCCCGTTCAAGATCCTGACCATGGATGCCCGTTCGGATCTGCGCGAGAAACGCACGGTCATCTACACCTTCCATGCCAACGGGCAGTTCTGCGCCGACCGGAACGCGGTGCGAACCGTCGTCGCAGACCCTGCCGAGAAATACGCGTACTTCAGCAAGCTGGAGTTGACCTTCGGAGTCAACGATGCCCTGCCCACTCGGGAGGCGGCCATCGAGTCTGGCAGGCGATTTATCCAGCAGGTTGTCCCGCTGCTGCTGGATGAGCACTGGCCGGATTGGCAGCAAGTCAAGCAGGCCGAACAAGCTGCGTCGGCGAAGACGCCGGCGAAGAACTGA
- a CDS encoding acetyltransferase, with translation MLTPGTPKPLDCVIVGAGGHGRVVLDILLSARQYRVIGFLDSNPALHGRHMDGFPVLGDLSSLADLRAQGLGGAIVAIGDNGARRSFAERIEQAGVELINAVHPTAHLARNVRIGRNVVVAAGALVSAHCQIGDSVVLNTGCIVDHESMIGTAVHVCPGARLAGRVTVEAGAFVGIGSTVLQCLRIGCEAVIGGGAVVINDVEPMTTVVGVPARVVHAAPGYDDFADLLTPPGLRKPALTTTK, from the coding sequence ATGCTGACACCTGGCACACCCAAGCCGTTGGACTGCGTGATTGTTGGCGCGGGCGGGCATGGACGTGTTGTGCTCGACATCCTGCTTTCCGCCCGGCAGTACCGTGTCATCGGCTTTCTTGACTCCAATCCGGCGCTTCACGGCCGACACATGGACGGTTTTCCGGTGCTTGGGGACCTATCCTCGCTGGCCGATCTTCGTGCCCAGGGGCTTGGCGGGGCCATCGTCGCGATCGGTGACAATGGGGCTCGCCGCTCGTTTGCCGAGCGGATCGAGCAGGCCGGCGTCGAGTTGATCAATGCTGTACATCCCACGGCCCACCTGGCTCGCAACGTGCGGATCGGGCGGAACGTCGTCGTTGCCGCCGGTGCCCTGGTCTCGGCTCATTGCCAGATCGGCGATTCTGTGGTCCTGAACACCGGGTGCATCGTCGACCATGAATCCATGATAGGCACCGCGGTCCACGTTTGCCCGGGGGCAAGGCTCGCGGGGCGTGTGACTGTCGAGGCTGGCGCCTTTGTGGGTATCGGCTCGACCGTTCTGCAGTGCCTGCGAATCGGGTGTGAGGCCGTCATCGGCGGGGGAGCCGTGGTGATCAACGATGTCGAACCCATGACCACGGTCGTCGGTGTGCCGGCTCGGGTCGTCCATGCCGCACCTGGCTATGACGACTTTGCAGATCTGCTGACCCCTCCTGGGCTTCGGAAGCCGGCTCTGACCACGACCAAGTAG
- a CDS encoding YfhO family protein, whose translation MSSLLLGLPVVILAGAWRLGGVSALEDDLLFYLPARQYIGERIRAGEWPVWNPWVAMGTSVATDPQAGLWYPPTWLFALLPPLVAYPLTLVLHFALAGGGMYRFLRACRHDWRAALLAAIAFEFSGFLVAHRAHLTIHHAAAWLPWMFYAWRRFADTGRVQHWSAAALFFGMQMLVQHVQVSIIGGTLLSAYAVIVLWPGRRSLWWQYPAGMASGAMLSAIQLVPTWMQFAGSIRGAPAFYLFVENSWLPSSAAMMLFPMVFGTRTPNLWDQPWWGPSHFCEQSAYASILVLVLAMASVGAARGRRRETIFWWLACGVALVIALGRLTPVSRLLVQVPLYNSLRVPARWILVWSFAMPVLASLVMSVILKGKEPARAMGVWVRWAMGRVLPVMGGIVLLAMVVLRFSAARLATRFTSAEYDPVWAGAQRALHPANPAIWWPVLLAAVTGWCLLRWVADRRPLRLTLLFLVFLVDLASVAAFVDVDTRTYSRADFERPPPLAEAIGRLKPGPGDRLLVPRYSSDYQRPLEVLWPQTNVAQGIATFQGYGPLWPVANRLLLRFMPWGSSEEIVALLRNVNLCQALGIRFIVVRSDQERAMLGNALLPSARPLQLHEIPESTGKPRQVRRGRDVLWPVTVDRPGLYLLEVDATPVAGSLSRWFVRLETSPARSIGPMPSIDPVDLAAGPRRLRFHFYSDVAPGRAYLRIKADMGHALWLGRAAFGLAAAATDSSAAEAFASHSPFVHRADLPGGVSLYELPGSRPLWYWSPSVEIVSSLLEAVDRLQSLSIRQTTATVLEGRPGSDLVATCTSGPLAWQQVSGQEWRVQAESAGGGLLVFNQTYDLGWRASIDGRETPIYRANAVAQAVPVPSGRHEVRFVYRPPGFEKACVLSVTAAILLLGLAAATAGRPGTYKYGGACSEREAAVGSRP comes from the coding sequence GTGAGCAGCCTCTTGCTTGGCTTGCCGGTAGTCATCCTCGCAGGTGCATGGCGTCTGGGTGGTGTCTCCGCTCTTGAGGATGATCTTCTTTTTTATCTGCCGGCCAGGCAGTATATTGGCGAGCGGATCCGAGCAGGCGAATGGCCTGTGTGGAATCCCTGGGTTGCCATGGGTACCTCGGTTGCCACAGACCCGCAGGCCGGGCTCTGGTATCCGCCGACGTGGCTCTTTGCACTGCTTCCGCCGCTGGTTGCTTATCCTCTGACGCTCGTGTTGCATTTCGCTCTGGCGGGGGGCGGCATGTACCGTTTCCTGCGGGCGTGTCGGCACGATTGGCGTGCCGCTCTGCTGGCCGCGATCGCCTTCGAGTTCTCCGGCTTTCTGGTTGCCCATCGGGCTCACCTGACCATCCATCATGCCGCGGCCTGGTTGCCGTGGATGTTCTATGCCTGGCGCCGATTTGCCGATACGGGTCGCGTCCAGCACTGGTCGGCAGCGGCTCTCTTCTTCGGCATGCAGATGCTGGTTCAACACGTGCAGGTATCGATCATCGGCGGGACTCTGCTCTCCGCCTACGCGGTGATCGTGCTCTGGCCTGGGCGGCGGTCCCTGTGGTGGCAGTACCCGGCCGGGATGGCGTCAGGAGCGATGCTGTCCGCCATCCAACTGGTACCGACCTGGATGCAGTTCGCGGGCAGTATCCGCGGTGCCCCTGCATTCTACCTGTTTGTCGAGAACTCCTGGCTTCCCAGTTCGGCGGCCATGATGCTCTTTCCGATGGTTTTTGGAACTCGGACGCCGAACCTCTGGGACCAGCCTTGGTGGGGACCATCGCATTTTTGCGAGCAATCGGCCTACGCCTCCATTCTGGTGTTGGTTCTAGCCATGGCCTCGGTCGGAGCGGCCCGGGGGCGAAGGCGGGAGACCATCTTCTGGTGGCTGGCCTGCGGCGTAGCGCTGGTCATTGCCTTAGGCAGACTGACGCCGGTCAGCAGGTTGCTCGTTCAGGTGCCCCTGTACAACAGTCTGCGCGTCCCGGCCCGGTGGATCCTGGTCTGGTCATTCGCGATGCCCGTGCTGGCATCCCTGGTCATGTCTGTGATTCTGAAGGGCAAGGAACCCGCTCGAGCGATGGGCGTTTGGGTACGCTGGGCGATGGGTCGCGTGCTGCCGGTGATGGGGGGGATCGTCCTGCTAGCCATGGTGGTGCTCAGGTTCTCCGCCGCCAGACTGGCAACGCGGTTTACCAGTGCCGAGTATGATCCGGTTTGGGCGGGGGCCCAGCGAGCCCTACATCCTGCCAATCCCGCGATCTGGTGGCCTGTTCTTCTGGCTGCGGTGACGGGATGGTGTCTGCTGCGATGGGTGGCCGACCGCCGGCCGTTGCGACTCACATTGCTGTTCCTCGTGTTTCTGGTTGATCTGGCGAGTGTTGCCGCGTTCGTGGACGTCGATACACGCACTTACTCCCGAGCCGACTTTGAAAGACCTCCGCCCCTGGCGGAGGCCATCGGCAGGTTGAAACCCGGCCCGGGCGATCGTCTGCTCGTGCCGCGATACTCCTCGGACTACCAGCGTCCTCTAGAAGTGCTGTGGCCGCAGACGAATGTGGCTCAGGGCATTGCGACATTCCAGGGCTACGGTCCGCTTTGGCCGGTGGCCAATCGGTTGCTGCTCCGGTTCATGCCCTGGGGTTCCAGCGAGGAGATTGTGGCTCTCCTGCGCAACGTGAACCTCTGTCAGGCCCTGGGGATCCGGTTCATAGTCGTCCGGTCGGACCAGGAGCGCGCGATGCTTGGCAACGCCTTGCTTCCTTCTGCCCGGCCCTTACAGCTTCACGAAATCCCCGAATCGACGGGCAAGCCGAGACAGGTGCGTCGCGGCCGCGACGTCCTATGGCCGGTGACCGTGGATCGGCCCGGACTCTACCTTCTTGAGGTTGACGCCACTCCGGTCGCGGGTTCTTTGAGTCGCTGGTTTGTCCGTTTGGAGACATCCCCTGCCAGGAGCATCGGTCCGATGCCGTCCATCGACCCGGTGGACTTGGCCGCAGGCCCTCGACGGCTCCGTTTCCACTTCTACAGCGACGTAGCTCCCGGTCGCGCCTACCTTCGCATCAAGGCGGATATGGGGCACGCTCTGTGGCTCGGCAGAGCGGCGTTTGGCCTGGCGGCAGCGGCGACCGATTCGTCCGCTGCTGAAGCGTTCGCCTCGCATTCGCCCTTTGTCCATCGAGCGGACTTGCCGGGCGGCGTTTCACTCTACGAACTGCCCGGCTCCCGTCCGCTCTGGTACTGGTCGCCGAGTGTGGAGATTGTGTCCAGCCTGCTGGAGGCGGTGGATCGGCTTCAGAGCCTGTCAATCCGGCAGACGACTGCCACAGTGCTTGAAGGCAGGCCGGGAAGCGACCTGGTTGCGACCTGTACGTCCGGGCCACTCGCCTGGCAGCAGGTGTCCGGTCAGGAGTGGCGCGTCCAGGCGGAATCGGCTGGTGGCGGCTTGCTGGTCTTCAATCAGACCTATGATCTCGGGTGGCGGGCCTCGATCGACGGCCGGGAAACGCCGATTTATCGAGCGAACGCCGTGGCACAGGCCGTGCCAGTACCCTCGGGGCGGCACGAAGTCCGTTTTGTCTATCGTCCCCCAGGTTTCGAGAAAGCCTGTGTCCTGAGCGTGACGGCCGCTATCCTGCTGCTCGGTCTGGCCGCCGCGACTGCAGGGCGCCCCGGGACATACAAGTACGGGGGTGCTTGTTCGGAGCGGGAGGCTGCAGTTGGCTCCCGGCCGTGA